The following are from one region of the Gemmatimonadales bacterium genome:
- the sucD gene encoding succinate--CoA ligase subunit alpha, which produces MSILIDETTPVIVQGFTGDKATFHAREMIAYGTKVVGGVTPGKGGTRHLDRPVFNTVKEAVRETGATASIVFVPAAFCGDSIMEAANAGIRFIVTITDGIPAQDMMMVKRYLWRFPKERRTTLIGPNCAGVISAGKAMLGIMPGHIYSRGSVGLVTRSGTLGYEAASQMNDLGIGQSTSVGIGGDPINGSSFVDMLKLFEQDPETDAVVMIGEIGGPQEAEAALFVKENMTKPVIGYVAGLTAPKGRRMGHAGAIISAFGDTAAEKAEIMRSAGLTVAPSPAELGATVAAALAKKPSRRRVVAQ; this is translated from the coding sequence ATGAGCATCCTCATCGACGAGACCACCCCTGTCATCGTGCAGGGCTTCACCGGGGACAAGGCCACCTTCCACGCCCGCGAGATGATCGCATACGGCACCAAGGTGGTGGGCGGGGTGACGCCCGGCAAAGGCGGGACCCGGCACCTCGATCGTCCGGTGTTCAACACGGTGAAGGAGGCGGTGCGGGAGACCGGCGCCACCGCCAGCATCGTGTTCGTGCCGGCCGCCTTCTGCGGCGACTCGATCATGGAGGCGGCCAACGCGGGCATCCGCTTCATCGTCACCATCACCGACGGGATTCCGGCGCAGGACATGATGATGGTCAAGCGCTACCTCTGGCGCTTCCCCAAGGAGCGGCGCACCACCCTGATCGGCCCCAACTGCGCCGGCGTCATCAGCGCCGGCAAGGCGATGCTCGGCATCATGCCCGGGCACATCTACTCGCGGGGAAGCGTCGGCCTGGTGACCCGGTCGGGCACGCTGGGGTACGAGGCGGCCTCACAGATGAACGATCTCGGTATCGGGCAGAGCACCAGCGTGGGGATCGGCGGCGACCCGATCAACGGCAGCTCCTTCGTCGACATGCTCAAGCTGTTCGAGCAGGATCCGGAGACCGACGCGGTGGTGATGATCGGCGAGATCGGCGGTCCCCAGGAGGCCGAGGCCGCGCTGTTCGTGAAGGAGAACATGACCAAGCCCGTCATCGGCTACGTCGCGGGCCTGACCGCGCCCAAGGGCCGCCGCATGGGGCACGCCGGGGCCATCATCTCCGCTTTCGGCGACACCGCCGCGGAGAAGGCCGAGATCATGCGCTCCGCCGGTCTCACCGTAGCCCCCAGCCCGGCCGAGCTGGGCGCCACGGTGGCGGCGGCGCTGGCCAAGAAGCCGTCGCGGCGCAGGGTCGTCGCGCAGTGA